From one Fusobacterium mortiferum ATCC 9817 genomic stretch:
- the galU gene encoding UTP--glucose-1-phosphate uridylyltransferase GalU, which produces MKVTKAVIPAAGLGTRVLPATKAQPKEMLVIVDKPSLQYIIEELVESGIKDIIIITGRNKNSIEDHFDYSYELEDTLKKDGKDKLLGKVESISSMANICYVRQNHPKGLGHAILKAKSFVGDEPFVIALGDDIVYNDIPVAKQLIDNYSKYQSSIVGCQEIKESDVSKYGIVKPSKSLDEKTVEMADFIEKPSIEEAPSRLACLGRYLLTPKIFEYLEKTEPGKGGEIQLTDAIVAMMKDGEKVLAYNFDGKRYDIGNKFGLLKANIEFGLRNEETREELLEYLKNI; this is translated from the coding sequence ATGAAAGTAACAAAAGCAGTCATACCAGCAGCAGGACTTGGTACTAGGGTATTGCCTGCAACTAAGGCACAGCCTAAAGAGATGTTAGTAATAGTAGATAAACCGTCATTACAATATATCATAGAAGAACTTGTAGAGTCTGGAATAAAAGATATAATCATAATTACTGGTAGAAATAAGAATAGTATTGAAGACCATTTTGATTACTCTTATGAATTAGAAGATACTCTTAAAAAAGATGGAAAAGATAAATTATTAGGAAAAGTAGAGAGCATATCATCTATGGCTAATATCTGTTATGTTAGACAAAATCATCCAAAAGGATTAGGACATGCTATATTAAAAGCTAAATCTTTTGTAGGAGATGAGCCATTTGTAATAGCTTTAGGGGATGATATAGTATACAATGATATACCAGTAGCTAAGCAATTAATAGATAATTATTCTAAATATCAATCTAGTATAGTAGGTTGTCAAGAGATAAAGGAATCTGATGTTTCTAAGTATGGAATAGTAAAACCATCTAAATCATTAGATGAAAAAACTGTAGAGATGGCAGATTTTATAGAAAAACCTAGTATAGAGGAAGCTCCATCAAGACTTGCCTGTCTTGGAAGATATCTACTTACTCCAAAAATATTTGAATACTTAGAAAAAACAGAACCAGGAAAAGGTGGAGAGATACAGCTTACAGATGCCATAGTAGCTATGATGAAAGATGGAGAAAAGGTATTAGCTTATAACTTTGATGGAAAAAGATATGATATAGGTAATAAATTTGGATTACTTAAAGCAAATATAGAGTTTGGACTAAGAAATGAGGAGACAAGAGAGGAACTATTAGAATATCTTAAAAATATCTAG
- a CDS encoding lipopolysaccharide biosynthesis protein, whose translation MNKYKKLGYNTLFILIGNIGSKLVSFLLLPFYTVYLSPELYGELNMITMAITFLTPLLTLQFATTVFRFANHQPEEKQNMITFIALSSVIPIIL comes from the coding sequence ATGAATAAATATAAAAAATTAGGATATAATACATTATTTATATTAATAGGAAATATTGGTTCAAAGTTAGTAAGTTTTTTATTATTACCATTTTATACAGTTTATTTATCTCCAGAGCTTTATGGAGAGTTAAATATGATAACAATGGCAATAACTTTTTTAACTCCATTATTAACTTTACAATTTGCTACTACTGTTTTTAGATTTGCTAATCATCAACCAGAAGAAAAGCAAAATATGATAACTTTTATAGCGTTATCAAGCGTAATTCCTATAATATTAA
- the mnmA gene encoding tRNA 2-thiouridine(34) synthase MnmA produces the protein MNRKKVVLGMSGGVDSSISVYLLQKQGYEVIGVTLNHKKEESLKEEIDSAKKVANFFNIKHRVIDIEDIFQKEVVNNFLDGYSKGITPSPCVICDERVKMKILFDIADEEKAYYVATGHYCSTEYNEEFDKILLKKAKDSKKDQSYMLYRLDSDKISRLLFPLFKYTKNEIREIGENIGLEVHNKKDSQGICFAKIGYIDFLKRNLGDSIKRGKFIDRDGNIMGEHEGYQLYTIGQRRGLNLKLPRAYFITAINPEKNEITLGEYKELARKRVELVDFKSPIELEKIIEKKVIGRPRFSSFGAEGKVIVENEKIYFEYFEENVQNAPGQHLVIYYKDFVLGGGMIVDKKIFS, from the coding sequence ATGAATAGAAAAAAAGTTGTATTAGGAATGAGTGGAGGAGTAGACTCTTCAATTTCTGTATATCTACTTCAAAAACAAGGATATGAAGTAATAGGAGTTACTTTGAATCATAAGAAAGAGGAAAGTTTAAAAGAAGAGATAGATTCAGCTAAAAAAGTAGCTAATTTTTTTAATATAAAGCATAGGGTTATAGATATTGAGGATATTTTTCAAAAAGAGGTAGTTAATAATTTTTTAGATGGGTATTCTAAAGGAATAACTCCTTCTCCTTGTGTAATTTGTGATGAGAGAGTTAAGATGAAAATACTTTTTGACATAGCAGATGAGGAGAAAGCTTACTATGTAGCAACTGGACATTATTGCTCTACAGAATATAATGAAGAGTTTGATAAGATACTTTTAAAGAAAGCAAAAGATAGTAAAAAAGACCAAAGCTATATGTTATATAGATTAGATAGTGACAAGATTTCAAGACTTCTTTTCCCCCTTTTTAAATACACTAAGAATGAAATAAGAGAGATTGGAGAAAATATTGGACTAGAGGTACATAATAAAAAAGATAGTCAGGGGATATGTTTTGCTAAGATAGGATATATAGATTTTTTAAAGAGAAATTTAGGAGATAGTATCAAAAGAGGAAAATTTATAGATAGAGATGGAAATATAATGGGAGAACATGAAGGATATCAACTCTATACTATTGGACAGAGAAGAGGACTCAATTTAAAACTTCCAAGAGCATATTTTATAACTGCTATAAATCCAGAGAAAAATGAGATAACTTTAGGAGAGTATAAAGAATTAGCTAGAAAAAGAGTGGAACTAGTTGATTTTAAATCCCCAATTGAATTAGAAAAAATAATAGAGAAAAAAGTTATAGGAAGACCAAGATTTTCTAGTTTTGGTGCTGAAGGAAAAGTCATAGTAGAAAATGAAAAAATATATTTTGAATATTTTGAGGAAAATGTTCAAAATGCCCCAGGACAACATCTTGTAATCTATTATAAAGATTTTGTTTTAGGTGGAGGAATGATAGTAGATAAAAAGATATTTTCATAA
- a CDS encoding O-antigen ligase family protein: MFKINQNIYNKIGELGVYIYTLSLFISKSGVNIGLGFLALAFLLYLWDKRKIRLTTEEKYILVILVLLPIFSLFSAGGTHSFQRALEKSYRYLPIFSIPLFITSERVIKIILSLFSLSIFISFINGIFFYKKLKWNFNARLISFSSHPLDEAHILAMGSLLLLALIIYNIKFKKYKELPIYLLAFILALIALVMTQGRGAWLGFLGGLFVVVFLLMKNKKLFIVGVILVGVLGVGAVTSKGLENNRYIKRFESIQNLEDTSNKIRLFMWESSIDMFKNNLPFGVGRDNASKYALEYMEKNNKYDEMEHKWAKSHLKQIAGSGNLHSMYFTTLAEEGILAFPFIGMFLFILYRQFRYCIARERDLNFYLVVGTMGMLVAFLIGGFTENVWREIWKSNVLVFSLGLYLSRVKSKN; this comes from the coding sequence ATGTTTAAAATCAACCAAAATATATACAATAAAATAGGAGAGTTAGGTGTATATATCTACACCCTCTCTCTTTTTATATCCAAATCTGGAGTAAATATAGGACTAGGATTTTTAGCTCTAGCCTTTTTACTCTATCTTTGGGATAAGAGAAAAATCAGATTAACAACAGAGGAAAAATATATATTGGTTATCCTTGTTCTACTACCAATATTTAGTCTTTTCTCAGCAGGGGGAACTCACTCTTTTCAAAGAGCCTTAGAAAAGTCATATAGGTATCTACCTATCTTCTCTATACCTCTTTTTATAACCAGTGAAAGGGTAATAAAGATAATTCTATCCCTTTTCTCTCTGAGTATATTTATTAGTTTTATCAATGGAATATTTTTCTACAAAAAACTTAAGTGGAATTTCAATGCAAGGCTAATAAGTTTCTCTAGTCATCCACTAGATGAAGCACACATATTAGCTATGGGAAGTTTACTTCTTCTTGCACTCATTATATACAACATAAAATTTAAAAAATACAAAGAATTACCTATCTATCTTCTAGCCTTTATCTTAGCACTAATAGCTCTTGTTATGACACAGGGAAGAGGGGCTTGGCTTGGATTTTTAGGTGGACTATTTGTAGTAGTATTCCTACTTATGAAAAACAAAAAGCTCTTTATAGTTGGTGTAATCTTAGTGGGAGTATTGGGAGTAGGAGCAGTTACAAGTAAAGGTTTAGAGAATAATAGATATATTAAAAGATTTGAGAGTATACAAAACCTAGAGGATACATCTAACAAGATAAGACTATTTATGTGGGAAAGCTCAATAGATATGTTTAAAAATAACCTTCCCTTTGGAGTGGGAAGAGATAATGCTAGTAAGTATGCTTTAGAGTATATGGAGAAGAATAATAAATATGATGAGATGGAGCATAAATGGGCAAAGTCTCATCTTAAGCAGATAGCTGGCTCTGGTAATCTTCACAGTATGTATTTCACAACTCTTGCTGAGGAAGGGATACTAGCTTTTCCTTTTATAGGGATGTTTCTATTTATCCTATACAGACAATTTAGATACTGTATAGCTAGAGAAAGAGATTTGAATTTCTATCTTGTAGTAGGTACAATGGGTATGCTTGTAGCCTTTTTAATAGGTGGGTTTACTGAGAATGTATGGAGAGAGATATGGAAATCCAATGTGTTGGTATTCTCCTTAGGGCTATATCTATCTAGAGTAAAGAGTAAGAATTAG
- a CDS encoding biotin--[acetyl-CoA-carboxylase] ligase yields the protein MRIFRFNEIDSTNKYLKEREDLKDYDCVIAKTQTAGVGRRGNVWVSNEGMAIFSFALQEDKNLSLEEYMRLPLVAGISVLGGLKKIENLDYKFKWTNDIYIQDKKICGILVEKIRDFFIIGIGVNVNNDDFGYAQDKATSLKNITGKFYSTEDIIFCIINEFKKYFSENWEYVLKEINSYNYLKGKEIEIIKYGESLGSGIAKDIVYEGRLKVEIDGEEKLFNIGEIHIKNRR from the coding sequence ATGAGAATATTTAGATTTAATGAGATAGATTCTACAAATAAATATTTAAAAGAGAGAGAAGATTTAAAAGATTATGATTGTGTAATTGCTAAAACTCAAACAGCAGGAGTAGGGCGTCGTGGAAATGTATGGGTATCCAATGAGGGAATGGCAATTTTTTCATTTGCTCTTCAAGAAGATAAAAATCTCTCTTTAGAAGAGTATATGAGATTACCATTAGTAGCTGGAATATCAGTATTGGGTGGATTAAAGAAAATAGAGAACTTAGATTATAAATTTAAATGGACTAATGATATTTATATACAAGATAAAAAAATATGTGGTATCTTAGTGGAAAAAATAAGAGATTTCTTTATAATAGGTATAGGAGTTAATGTTAATAATGATGATTTTGGCTATGCTCAAGATAAAGCTACATCATTAAAAAATATAACAGGAAAATTTTACTCTACTGAGGATATAATTTTTTGTATAATAAATGAGTTTAAAAAATATTTCTCTGAAAATTGGGAATATGTATTAAAGGAGATAAACTCATATAACTATTTAAAAGGAAAAGAGATAGAGATAATAAAATATGGAGAATCATTAGGAAGTGGAATAGCTAAAGATATAGTCTATGAAGGAAGATTAAAAGTTGAGATAGATGGAGAAGAGAAACTGTTTAATATTGGAGAGATTCATATAAAAAATAGGAGATGA
- a CDS encoding NAD(P)-dependent malic enzyme, translating into MADVYEKSLELHEKSKGKLSVVSKVKVENRDDLSLAYSPGVAEPCRKIAGNKEDVYKYTSKGNLVAVVTDGTAVLGLGDIGPEAALPVMEGKCVLFKEFGDVDAIPICLDTKDTEEIIRTVKLIAPGLGGINLEDISAPRCIEIETRLKEELDIPVFHDDQHGTAIVVAAGLINALKVVNKKVEDIKVVVNGAGAAGSSIIKLIKKLGAKEVIAVDRVGILRRSDKDKYDFSKKELAEITNSQDISGGLAEAIVGADVFVGVSAPNLLSKDMVRSMNRDAIVFAMANPTPEIMPEDALEAGAAIVGTGRSDYPNQINNVLVFPGLFKGALRAKSKKITEEMKIAAAEGLASLIKPEELRKDYIIPDAFDKRVAEAVASAVEKLAKEQGICRG; encoded by the coding sequence ATGGCAGATGTATATGAAAAATCATTAGAATTACATGAGAAAAGTAAGGGAAAATTATCAGTAGTTTCTAAAGTTAAAGTAGAAAATAGAGATGATTTAAGTTTAGCTTATTCTCCAGGGGTAGCAGAACCTTGTAGAAAAATAGCAGGTAATAAAGAAGATGTATATAAATATACTTCAAAGGGAAATTTAGTAGCAGTAGTAACTGATGGAACAGCAGTATTAGGATTAGGGGATATAGGACCAGAAGCAGCTTTACCTGTAATGGAAGGAAAATGTGTATTATTTAAAGAGTTTGGAGATGTAGATGCAATTCCTATATGCTTAGATACTAAAGACACTGAAGAGATAATTAGAACAGTAAAATTAATTGCTCCAGGGCTTGGTGGAATAAATTTAGAGGATATTTCAGCTCCTAGATGTATAGAGATAGAAACAAGATTAAAAGAGGAATTAGATATTCCAGTATTCCATGATGATCAACATGGTACTGCAATAGTTGTAGCAGCTGGTCTTATTAATGCTTTAAAAGTCGTAAATAAAAAAGTTGAAGATATAAAAGTAGTTGTAAATGGAGCAGGAGCAGCAGGAAGTTCTATTATAAAACTTATAAAAAAATTAGGAGCTAAAGAGGTAATAGCTGTTGATAGAGTAGGAATCTTAAGAAGAAGTGATAAAGATAAATATGATTTCTCTAAAAAAGAGTTAGCTGAGATTACAAATTCTCAAGATATATCTGGAGGACTTGCTGAAGCAATAGTAGGGGCAGATGTGTTTGTGGGAGTGTCAGCACCAAACTTATTATCTAAAGATATGGTAAGAAGTATGAATAGAGATGCAATAGTATTTGCTATGGCAAATCCTACTCCTGAAATTATGCCAGAGGATGCACTAGAAGCAGGAGCAGCAATAGTAGGAACAGGAAGGTCAGATTATCCTAACCAAATAAACAATGTACTAGTTTTTCCAGGATTATTTAAGGGAGCATTGAGAGCTAAATCTAAAAAGATAACTGAAGAAATGAAAATAGCAGCAGCAGAAGGGTTAGCTTCTTTAATAAAACCAGAAGAATTAAGAAAAGATTATATAATACCAGATGCTTTTGATAAGAGAGTAGCAGAAGCTGTAGCAAGTGCAGTTGAAAAGTTAGCAAAAGAGCAAGGAATTTGTAGAGGTTAG